TCTACAGAAGGACTCGCTGATTATGAAATTGGaagtagcaaaaataaatatacccAAGTCACTCCTCTTTTGGCTGATGATATCCTCTCCAGTGGTTGTGATTCTGGAAAAAATGAGAACACGGGTCAGAGGTATAAAAACATTTCCTGTAagatcagagaaacagaaaagtataatTTTACTAAACGTCAAATAAAACAGGACACTCtagatgaaaaatacaacaaaataaggtTGAAAGAGACTCATGAATACTGGTTCcataaaagtagaagaaagaaaaaaagaaaaaagttatgtcAGCATCATCATATGGAGAAAACCAAAGAATCAGAAACTCGCTGCAAAATGGAAGCAGAGAATAGTTACACTGAAAATGCTGGGAAATATCTATTGGAACCAATTTCAGAAAAGCAGTATTTAGCTGCAGAGCAATTATTAGACTCACATCAGTTACTTGATAAAAGGCCCAAATCAGAATCCATATCCTTAAGTGACAATGAAGAAATGTGTAAAACATGGAATACTGAATACAACACTTATGATACTATCAGTTCTAAAAACCACTGTAAAAAGAACACAATACTTTTAAATGGACAATCAAATCCAACAGTGATACATTCTGGGAAACATAATTTAACATATTCTAGAACTTACTGTTGTTGGAAAACCAAAATGTCAAGCTGTAGTCAGGATCACAGAAGCTTAGTTCTTCAAAATGATATGAAATGCATGAGTCAGAATCAGGCTGTTAAAAGAGGTTACAATTCTGTCATGAATGAATCAGAAAGATTCTATCGAAAACGTAGACAACATTCACATTCTTATTCTTCAGATGAAAGTTTAAATCGACACAATCATTTACCAGAAGAATTTTTGAGGCCACCAAGTACTTCAGTTGCTCCCTGTAAGCCTAAAAAGAAACGGAGGCGAAAAAGAGGCAGATTCCACCCCGGATTTGAAACTTTAGAACTCAAAGAAAATACAGATTATCCCATGAAAGACAATTCTTCCTTAAATCCTCTGGATAGGTTAATAAGtgaagacaaaaaagagaaaatgaaaccacaagaagttgcaaaaattGAAAGGAACTCAGAACAAACAAACCAATTAAGAAACAAACTGTCTTTCCACCCTAACAATCTCCTTCCTTCTGAAACCAATGGTGAAACTGAGCATTTAGAAATGGAGACCACTTCTGGTGAATTGTCAGATGTTTCCAGTGATCCCACCACATCTGTCTATGTAGCTAGTGCCCCAACAAAAGAAGCAATCGACAACACCCTGCttgaacacaaagaaagaagtGAGAATATAAATCTTAATGAAAAGCAAATTCCTTTTCAGGTGCCTAATATTGAAAGGAACTTTAGACAGCCACAGCCTAAATCCTATCTTTGCCATTATGAACTGGCTGAGGCCCTTCCACAAGGAAAGATGAATGAGACACCAACTGAGTGGCTGCGTTATAATTCAGGAATCCTTAACACACAACCACCATTACCATTCAAGGAAGCACATGTCAGTGGTCATACTTTTGTAACAGCTGAGCAAATCCTGGCTCCATTAGCTTTACCAGAGCAAGCATTATTGATCCCACTAGAAAACCATGACAAATTCAAAAATGTACCATGTGAGGTCTACCAGCACATTCTGCAGCCAAACATGCTGGCCAACAAGGTTAAATTTACCTTTCCTCCAGCTGCCCTCCCACCCCCTAGCACACCTCTGCAGCCTTTGCCTTTGCAGCAGTCCTTATGTTCTACCTCTGTAACCACTATCCATCACACTGTTTTGCAGCAGCACgctgcagctgctgcagctgcagctgcagccgCAGCTGCAGGAACCTTTAAAGTGCTTCAGCCACACCAACAATTTATTTCCCAAATCCCAGCTCTCACCAGAACCTCATTACCTCAGATCTCAGTAGGACCGAGGCTTTGTCCTGGGAACCAGCCAACTTTTGTTGCTCCTCCTCAGATGCCAATCATTCCAGCTTCCGTTCTTCATCCTAGCCATCTGGCTTTCCCATCTTTACCCCATGCACTCTTTCCTTCACTGCTTTCCCCACACCCTACTGTCATCCCTTTGCAACCTCTCTTCTAGTCATCAccataatgggaaaaaaatactcTTGTGAAAACTATTGCTATATGCGTTACGTGTTCATCTATGTGGGTACCTGGCTATTTAACTGGTGGAAATAAACTGGCCGATATATGGCCTCATTGGTTTGAAATCATTTACTGTAAGTGTAATGATGCAAATAAATCCCTAAGTTTCTGATATATAATATTATCAAAGCACTGAATAGTTTGAAAATCAATACAATATATGCTGTATATTAAAATGATGTCTTAACAGTATGtataatgtacataaaatatatttatagtacTCTAATTTATGTTGTAAAGTATGCTCCCTTGGTTTTTCTTAATCTTTGTGTATTTGCACCTATTTAACGTTTAGACAAAGCTGATGGCACTATGTTTTGTACCATGTTCCTTGAAACTGTAAATTCAGTGAAAAATATCTCttgcaataaatttttgttaactaTTTAAGTAAATcaaacttttgtttttagttgGTTTTCCCTGTTTTAGGAATGTATAGTAACAATAGGTGTTGGATTTATATCACTTTACTCATACACAGGAATCTCTGAATCTCCAAGGCCCATCAAAATATCCTCGGAGCTCTATCAATACTTCAACTATGATACTATCTTTTAGAATAGTATAACAGAGGACAGAGGGTcgatctgtttttctgtttttccagtgTTACTTATACACATAGTTTACTATATTTTCTAAACAATTGGTCCCCTCTTTAGACAATAATCCATGGAAATTCATGTTAAAGTAATTTTAGTATTTGGGTGGGTAATAACTCAAAAATATGCAAAGTATATAGTATTCTTTCTGGAATTCTAGAACAGGACTAATAGACAAGCAATGTAAATAACCAATATAAGTGCTTATAATGTTTAAATTCCCaaatttattgtgtttatttttaattattgtgggAAATACGTGGAAATATTGGCATGAATTAAGGAATAGGTTTAACTTTAATATACTACTGCCTGTTTTATAACATCTTAGGATGAATGGCATAAACACAATCTGTATAAGGGTGTTACTCTTAATTGAGAATCTGGAAGTGGGATGGAGAGTAAATAAATAGCCCTTCTATCTGCAAATCTTTCTAGTAGTTATGtttgtatcatatttttaaatcgCTCAGGAACAATTAGAAAGTCCACATCACTCTTCCAGATTCtgcttaatttaatttatttatttatttatttttgagacagagtctgctctgttgcccaggttggagcgcagtgacacgatcttggctcactgcaacctctgcctcccgggttcaagcaattctcctgcctcaccctcacgagtagctgggattacaggtgcatgccaccacgcctggctaatttttgcatttttagtacggacggggtttttccatgttggtcaggctggtctcgaactcctgacctcaaatgatccacctgcctcggcttcccaaagtgctgggattacaggctctgcTTCATTTTTAATGACCTCTGCATTACTGCTCACTCAAGTGCTTTTATGTGTATTTAAGAATATAATGAGTCAATAGAGAACTAGGAAACAGCACGCTTTCCCCAAGAACATTTCTTATACCCGTCCCAGTCCATACCATTGGCAAGACAAAGTATACATCCCTGTTAAAGTGGGTTGTCCTCACCATTTGCAATGAGAGCAGATTATAGTAGCCTGGCAATAAATCCAGGGTTTCAGAGCCCAACTGAGTCACTTTAAATGGAAAGCAAGTTTTAAATGATGCTGTACTGAGGAAATATTTCATATGGCTAGCATAGGAACTGGATTACCCTAAATAATTAGGGACCTAAAAGTATTTTcccatataaaaataatcaatatttaattatatcttatgtaagaaaaataagaaagaaaatctaggcCATTTACTTTCATGATATTTGGCATAATAATCACTGGTTTATTTGAATGTTCACCTGAAAATGATTGTGAAAGACTGAGTATACCACTTAATGATTGACTAATaagtagataaaaataataaggaaGCAATTTCATGTCAAATGCTGTAAGATAATATGTTCAAAAAACAAGAACTAAAATTTGAAtggatgatttttttccccaggcaaaatatttgaaactatcTTTGAAGATAAAATAGATGGAGATATCTACTGGGGAATGCTGACCcagtttgtttttaatctgtcACAGCAGAATTGTTGTTTTTGATGTTAAAAAATCAAACCAAGTGTTTGACTTTAAAACATgcatattttcctcttctttgtaTCTTCTATCATCTTGGTTGTTCACCTCTTACCTCTTGTTTTAATCCTACAATTGCATTGTTTCCTGATCTTTTTTAACGTTATTGCAGACATTATTTGTGTATTATGTGCCTCCTTTTCTTTCACCATGTTATCTTCAtgtttttcaaattctgtttctctcatttatttgttaaatgataTGGTTAGGTATGGTTAACTTTTTAGTTGTAGGAGAATGTACCTGATTGCTAGATATATGACAGGAATTTCTAGAAACTTTGAGGAGGAAAGTTCTCAATTAAGATTAATTAAAACTCAGCTTTGCAGATAAAATAATTGGTTCTCATGGATACCAGGTCTGGACAAGAAACTTGAACCTAGTTAATCACCGTCAAAGTCAGTCTGATTATAAAAAATTCTTCTAGTTTTCTGATAGATTGCTAAGATATTGCTTACATGGTCTGGGCATCTGTTATGTGTCAAGGACTCAAAATGAATGGATGGTGAGACACACATATTCATCTATTCTGACAATATCAATTCCAGAATCAAGGAAATCAGGCCAATAGGCTGAAGAACAACAATGAGCACAGCAACCAGACAGGTAAGTCAGAGAGCTGTCATTAGGCAGTGAGGCTGTCAGAGGACCACCAGGCAAGCCCATATTAATGGCAGCAAGAGTCAAGCCATTAGGGCAGTCATACTCTGGAATTAGCTTTGGATGCTGGCTGATGGTGCACTATAAGTTGTATCCTGAAGAAAAAATTTCAGTCCTTTCCCAGCATAAATTGTTGTACATCCTATATACTTTGGAAATTTAAATGATTCTAACACTATCTCTTACCCACCGTCTCTAGTCTGCTAGTTACAGGCATTGTCATACCATTTGTTATTGTAAGGATGAATgatttggaaaatagaaagaaacatgAATGTAGAAAGTAACTGTAGCCAATTAACAAAGGTTTTTATATTGGGTAATACAAAGGAAAGTCGTCCACAACTTCAACTACTATGCATATGTCAATTATACATTTTCTCCAAGTTTTTTTTATAAGTCAAAGTCCTATATCAAACTGTCTACAGGACATCTTAACCTGGATATCTTCCAAGTATTTTGAACTCAGAACTCAAACCCATCATCTTACTTTATACATACTACCAAAATCTgttcttttctgtgtttctaaACTTTGTGGATATCATTATAATAAACCTGTTATTCAAGTTATAAGTTTATGCCCACATCAAAGCAATCAAGAATGATTTGGCTctatttccttaaattttttttcagttccatttctCCTGCTTGTAGTTGTCCATATGCTGAATTGCTGTTTTAAATAATGTCTCCATCCTCCCAGTCTCCCTTTTCTGCAATTCATCCTCTAACACTGCTCTCACCAgggctacatttttaaaatgtagtcttATTATAACATGTCCGTACTTTAAAACTTATTCGGAGTTTTCAATTATTCTCAAGATAAACACCGAAGTCCTTAGTATGTCTTGGAAAATCTGTGCTGAAGTAGGTTCCAGCCTCTCAGGATCATTCCTTCCAGCTCTCCTCTGGGCCAAGCATTCTAATGTACTGATCTACATCTCCCTTGAGCTTGTGTAAGCATGTTTTGCTGTCCTACAATGCCTTACTCTCTCTATATTTCTTCACTTGGATAACCACTAATGAGCCAAAATTCAAGGTGTCGATTTCTTTTAGGAATTCTCTCCCAGGTTCCCCCTCTCGCCTAATGAGATGGcttcttgtcttctctcttcccctAACATGCCGAGCACAAGTTTTGTCACAGAGTATTCTCTGTGTCGAATATATTGCCTTGTTTGTCAAAATCACTAGACTGAGAGCTCCTTGAGTCTCTGTAGAATGTAACatatagtaaacatttaaaaaaattttgttaagtgaataataaaatgaattgaaaaaatataattaaaatctaTGAAGAGTGTACTAGGGTTCCAGAATTGTTACCTATTTTTACTCCAAACAAGTCCTAAATCCTTctaaataaaaaggtaatttttcaaaacacaaaatagggtttcaaaatgttaaatatatagaacttttttttaatggaattgtaGATCACTTAAAAGAGAACTCCACACCAAAAATCAAAGCACAACTTTAACCCTTTCTTCTGGCCCAAGAGGAAGGCTCAAACTTTACTGTATTGATCTTGATCTCAATGTATTTAATTACCtacctatttatctatctgtTTATTATTTATCTAATCTATCCTGCATCTATCATCtttctatcattttattaatacttGCTACCAAACATAACATATTATTATGTATCAGACACTAAACTAGTTTTCAGGGCCAGAGATATTAATAGAACATACTTGCTATTCAGATATTTGAGTCTAGTATGGAAAGCAGACATGCAAAATCTTGTATTTAGCCATCCAAAGTTTGAGATTTCATTATTCATCAATTAAAATAGATTGAATTTATATTCAGCATTGCATTACACCACTGTCCTGTGTTCTTCATTCCTCAtttttttatctactttttttttctctacttactTGTTTGCTAAGCCACTGTCATTTATGTGTCCTTGGGAGAGAATGTTGCCCCTGGGAAGTTTTCCAATAAGCTGTTTACCTTCTCTCACAAATAAAATTGGATAAAGGATTGAGACTTATTTATATCATGAGCTGATGCCCAAAGTCCTGCTTTAGAAGCAACAGTAGAAGGCTGTGCAGTTAGTTCCAAAGTGCTGACTTTGGCTGAAATATAGGCCACCATCTACCAGCCTTGTGGATTACATCCTTATCCCCCCATCCAAGATGGCAAGCATTGGTTCAGAGGAAGAGAccgctttttgttttttacacaAAGACATCATTGCCCACTAAGCCAAATGCCTAGAGCAAGATACTTTTACTTATTGATACAAGCATTTTGTAGACTAGCACCTGCCCTGAGCTTTCGACCGTTAAGAATGTGAGCTCTGGAATCTACTTGAGCCTGGAATTTCCTGGTAGAAAACTAAAAGTGTAACCAGCTTTCTTCTTATTTAACATCCtaaactgttatttttaaataatctcttttattttctcctttaatctccTAAACTCTTATTTTTATCAGCTTAACAATAACCCACAACATTTGGACaaacttgttatttttaaatgacctcattatttttattgattgtaTCTTTTTgtgctaattattattttgaatatatgtgtttacatatttaactaatattaatattttcagttttaaaaattctggttttaggacaggtgcgggggctcacacctgtaatcccagcactttgggaagccgaggcaggcagatcacttgaggccaggagtttgagattagcctggctaacgtggtgaaaccccctctctgctaaaaatacaaaaattagccgggcatggtggcaggcacctataacgccagctacttggcaggctgagacagaaaaatcgcctgaacccgggaggcggagattgcaatgagtcAAAAAAAGCCGATGCACTCCaggaacacagcaagactgtctcaaaaaaaaaaaaaaaaaaaaaaaagaaaagaaaaagaaaaaaaatctggtttcaactgctgcattttaattttttacaaattacTTCCTAACATTTTTCATGTGGTgattttctatacttttattatcttcacagtatttagaatattttattatgtactctagatttttaaaaaatagatctcATTACATTTCAATTGAACTAAGCATACTTTGTTTAGTATTGTTACCTTTCGTATCTAGACTGTATTGATTAagactattttagttatttcatttaatattaattttatttcttttttcaacatgTTTATTGATGGTATGGGCATAAAACATACATTCTTTGGGAAGGGCCCACATATTAAGTAAAGGAGTTTTGATGACACGCCTTACATTAAAcctttagttttttccaaaaaGGTTCTATTATCTCTAATTCCATAACCAACAACTCTACCCAGACCTGAATTTTTATTGGACCTTACAAGAACTAAGATTCAATTAACTAGAAGCAAGACTTGAGTAATTGTGTAAAAGAATCATTTTCCTTTTGCTCCAGTAGCTTTGTGCAATTACTTAACCTCTAACTGGAAAACCCTCTCATAGCCTAAGCTCCCTGGTTACTCTACTTAGTTAACATTCCCCTCGAGAACAAGAGTAGATCCTATGCTCCTTCTTAGCTCCTGTTGGCACTGTATTGTGTTCTGCAGAATGTAACTGCTGCCTCAGGTTTGCTCCTGTTGTGTTTTCTAATTGATCCAACGTCTTGCTAGTGCCTAAGCTTGCAACCCAGACAGTGTCTTGATTATTCTAGTTGAACTTGTTGAAACCAGCTTCTGCAACTGAGTAAATTATGTTTGTTCTGGATGCTTATTGACTTACATTGCACATTATCCTCCTTTTGAATAATTCCCCTTATATTTCTTGACAGAGCTTACCTAAGTTACAACATTTTAAAGTCAAAGagactttagtttttaaaaatccaacattTAAGATGCCTTAATATTGAAGCCCATGTTTTCTATGCATCTCTGAAAATAGCTATGTTTCAAATTAATGCTTTGAGTTTTGACTAATCTGCTTACCGCATTCAACTTGTTTTTTAATCTAATGATTTTGCAAGTGACTATTACTTCAACTTATGTCAGTTGGCAGAGAATCAATCTTCACATTAAAATGATAAGCCTCAAACagattatagtttttattaaatgGCTTTCATTCCTAGAACATTtgtactgaaagaaaacaatgatagaaatattaataagttTTGAGATgtgaaatcttttattttctatcctgCATTGCAACTTTTAAGACCATGACCTTTGTGAGCCCATACAATTTCTTAGGTAGTGTGAAgcataatgtaatattttaaatacattttacacATTAGCAATTATAATTGCATTTTATAGTACCTAAGGATTAATTATGTGCTTGCCAATCCTCTGTGCTAATATATAACACTGTCTTgacaatatcttttaaaattgctAAACAAATATAATATAACATTATTCCATCTAGAAAAGCTTTGCCTAAATATGTTAGCATAGAAAAGACTCTACAGCAATGCATTTGTGTATAAATAAATGTAGTACTGTTAGAGGTAGCTATTAAAGCTCATTGTGGTTATACTGTCAATTTGTTGGAGGTTCTGTCTATTTTAAGAACTGGTTTATCCATTTTGACTAGAATGAGACTTTACCAACAATGAAGTTTAAAAGTTGGCTATAGATACAGAGTTTTAGATAGagtacaaaaacaaaaccttctgtatgaaaaataattcattatagCATTTCAGCaaacaaatctaaaattaaattacatgtgAGACCTGA
The sequence above is drawn from the Nomascus leucogenys isolate Asia chromosome 22a, Asia_NLE_v1, whole genome shotgun sequence genome and encodes:
- the ZNF804A gene encoding zinc finger protein 804A, giving the protein MECYYIVISSTHLSNGHFRNIKGVFRGPLSKNGNKTLDYAEKENTIAKALEDLKANFYCELCDKQYYKHQEFDNHINSYDHAHKQRLKELKQREFARNVASKSRKDERKQEKALQRLHKLAELRKETVCAPGSGPMFKSTTVTVRENCNEISQRVVVDSVNNQQDFKYTLIHSEENTKDATTVAEDPESANNYTAKNNQVGDQAQGIHRHKIGFSFAFPKKASVKLESSAAAFSEYSDDASVGRGFSRKSRFVPSACHLQLSSPTDVLLSSEEKTNSFHPPEAMCTDKETAQTQEIKEVSSEKDALLLPSFCKLQLQLSSDADNCQNSVPLSDQIPLESVVINEDIPVSGNSSELLGNKSTVFDMSNDCISVQATTEENVKHNEASTTETESKNGPEILAPSNTEEVNITIHKKTNFCKRQCEPFVPVLNKHRSTVLQWPSEMLVYTTTKPSISYSCNPLCFDFKSTKVNNNPDKNKPDLNGLCSQQKQGDICTEPLSDCKDVSTEGLADYEIGSSKNKYTQVTPLLADDILSSGCDSGKNENTGQRYKNISCKIRETEKYNFTKRQIKQDTLDEKYNKIRLKETHEYWFHKSRRKKKRKKLCQHHHMEKTKESETRCKMEAENSYTENAGKYLLEPISEKQYLAAEQLLDSHQLLDKRPKSESISLSDNEEMCKTWNTEYNTYDTISSKNHCKKNTILLNGQSNPTVIHSGKHNLTYSRTYCCWKTKMSSCSQDHRSLVLQNDMKCMSQNQAVKRGYNSVMNESERFYRKRRQHSHSYSSDESLNRHNHLPEEFLRPPSTSVAPCKPKKKRRRKRGRFHPGFETLELKENTDYPMKDNSSLNPLDRLISEDKKEKMKPQEVAKIERNSEQTNQLRNKLSFHPNNLLPSETNGETEHLEMETTSGELSDVSSDPTTSVYVASAPTKEAIDNTLLEHKERSENINLNEKQIPFQVPNIERNFRQPQPKSYLCHYELAEALPQGKMNETPTEWLRYNSGILNTQPPLPFKEAHVSGHTFVTAEQILAPLALPEQALLIPLENHDKFKNVPCEVYQHILQPNMLANKVKFTFPPAALPPPSTPLQPLPLQQSLCSTSVTTIHHTVLQQHAAAAAAAAAAAAAGTFKVLQPHQQFISQIPALTRTSLPQISVGPRLCPGNQPTFVAPPQMPIIPASVLHPSHLAFPSLPHALFPSLLSPHPTVIPLQPLF